The nucleotide sequence CACCGGCACTGCTGTTGAGTCTGCCGGCGCTGGTGTTATACAGCGCCAGCCTCGCCGTATTTGCTGTAGTGCTGGCTCTTTTACGCTTAGTGCGGGCGCCACGCACCGCTTGATTAGGCGGTGCGTGGCTTCAGCCGCAGGCTGCGCCACAGCGCGGCGACCAATAATGCGCTGGTCATCGCCCAGCCTAAGGCTTGTAAGTTGCTCAGGGTTTCTTGATACAGCTGCAGAGCAATGCCCGCGCCGATTAGCAGGGCCAGTAATGCGATTTCGCGCCGGTAGCCGCCTACCGGTCGGCATAGATAAACCACTGCAGGCAGAATTAGCGCAGCGCTGGGAAAGCTGCGGTAACGTGCATCTACCACCAGCGCGAGCATCATCACTGCCCCGGCAAAGCCGCTCAGCCCCAGCCACAACGCACCTCTAGTATGCAGCCAGCGCAGCGGGCGCACGCGCCAACCACGTTGCTGGCTGAGCAAAAGCGCCGCATGTGCCAGCACCAGTAGGTTCAGGGCTATTAGTGAGCTGGCCCAGAGCCATTCCCCAACGTAGCGACTGGTGACCAGCATCAGCTCTGCAAACAGGCCAATACAGGCGGCGCCCAATGCCGCCAGCAGTGGCAAGAGTAGCGCGGCGCGAGGTGAACGCGGGCGGCCGGCAAGCAGCAACGTGGTGGCAAACAAGCCCAGGCTTAAGGCGAGCCAAGCAGGCCAGTGCGGCAGGTTAGACACGGGGCCCGCGAGGATCGACTTATCCTCGCGGCTGGCGTCATACAAGCCCCAATAACCGCCCACAGCGCCTTCACTGGCGCGCTTCCAAGGTTGGTCAAACGCTTCAATGAGGTTATAGCGCCAGCCATTTTGCTCAGCCATGGCGACAAAGCCGCGGATAAATTTTGCCTGGTTGACTAAGCTCGGCACGGCCGTTTCACGCTGTCGCCCTTCGCTGGGCCAACCGGTCTCACCGATCAGAATATCTTTCGGTGCATAGGCACTGCCAAAGGTGCGGCGCACTTCAGCCACTTCATGCAATGCAGTTTCAATCCCGGCTGGGTTGTCTTCCCAGTAAGGCAGCAAGTGAATGGTGATGAAGTCCACGGCCGGGGCAATTTGCGGATGCTTGAGCCAGAACTCCCAGACATCGGCATAGGTTACGGGCTGCTTGATCTGCGCTTTGACCTGCTCGATCAGCGTCACCAGTTGCTGGGGGGTGACTTCTTTGCGCAACAATGCCTCGTTACCGACGATTACCGCTTGGATAACATCCGGGTGCGCATTAGCGACCTTCACCAGGCCAGCAATCTCAATGGCCGTATCGGCGGAGTTGCGACTGACCCAGGCGCCGACGATTAATTTCAAGCCATGTTTGCGCGCCATATTCGGCAGGTCTTCCAGCCCCGTCACCGAATAGGTGCGCAGGCACTCGAAGCGTTTGGCCAGTATCGCCAAGTCTGCATCCATGCGCTCTGGGCGTAATTTGATCGGTTGATCGAAGGGCGACTGATCCTTATCGAACGGCGTGTACGACGCGCACTGCAGTTTGTGCGTTGGTGTGGCGGCATCGGCCAGTTCAACCGGTTTACCGATGCCAAACCATAAGCCAAAAAGCGCCATGAGGCCGAGCAGGCAAGCAAACAAATAAGGCGCTACAGGAAAGCGAGAAGTGGCTGGCATGATCGGGCGCGTATGGTGGCTAAGCCGCGCATAGTAGCGGATTGCTCCAGCACTGCGCTGGCTGTTTTACCCGCTGTTTAGCGGGTCAGCAGGTGCATACGCCTTATGCCTGATGGTGTAACCAAGCATGTGTGGGCCGTACCTCGGCCGGTGCTGAGCGACCCTCGATGCGTTTCCAGATTTTTTCGTGGTAGTAAAAACCCACCGAATTGCACAGCGGCTCAATAGCGGCCACCAGACCGCTTGCGGCGATGCTGCCAGTCAACGCGTAGGTGACGCCGAAGGCGATACAAAAGTGCATCAGGGTAAACGTCACTGTCTTAAGCATGATGCACCTCGATTAAGAATGATTCTTTATTGAAGGACTAGCTTAAGTGCTGAAGAGTTATTGTTAAAATATTTCATATCGATGGCTTCAATAGTTTTTAACAATTTATCGGTGGGCCACTCATTCAGCTGCTCACGGATAAACAGCCAATAAAAAACCCGCTCAAGGCGGGTTTTTGGTTTTCAAGCGAGCTTGAAAGTGTGGGCGGTATTGCTTTAAGCGTGGGAGCAATCGATAAAATCAATCGCTGAACTAGCTTAACTGACGACCCAAAAATGGTCGGGGTAGGGGGATTCGAACTCCCGACATCCTGCTCCCAAAGCAGGCGCGCTACCGGGCTGCGCTATACCCCGATGAACTACTGACTGTGCGACATGCGTTCCAGTGTTCAAGGAATGACTAGCAGTCATTTGCTTCAGTGGCCGACATGTCGCGTTACAACGATGCGTATCCTACTGATTGAAAAGAGGAAGTCAATACTTGACTGACTTCCTCTGTGCTCAGAGAACGGCTGCAATCGCCTGCGTTACGGCGGGCAGGTTACGCTGATTGAGTGCGGCGACGCAGATGCGCCCAGTGCCGACGGCGTAAATAGCGAACTCGTTGCGCAACCGTTCAACCTGTTCGGTGGTCAGGCCTGAGTAAGAGAACATGCCGCGTTGTTCAGCCACAAAGCTGAAATCACGTTTAGCGCCCAAGGCCGCCAGTTGCTCAACCATGCTCATGCGCATACCGCGAATGCGCTCGCGCATCTCGCCCAGCTCGACTTCCCACATGGCGCGTAGTTCTGGGCTGTTGAGCACGGTAGCCACCACGCTGGCACCGTGGGTCGGCGGGTTGGAGTAGTTGGTGCGGATAACGCGCTTGACCTGCGACAGCACGCGTCCGGCTTCTTCTTGCGAGCCGGTGACGATGGACAGGGCGCCCACCCGTTCGCCGTAAAGCGAGAACGACTTGGAGAACGAACTGGAAACAAAGAAGGTCAGGTCGGACTGAGCAAACAGGCGCACCGCCTCAGCATCTTCTTCGATGCCATCACCAAAGCCCTGGTAGGCGATGTCGAGGAAAGGTACATGCTCGCGCTCGCGAAGAATCTCCAGCACGGCTTTCCAGTCGTCCAGCGTCAGGTCAACACCGGTTGGATTATGGCAGCAGGCGTGCAAAACCACGATGGAGCGCGCGGGCAGGTTTTTCAGATCTTCGAGCAGGCCACCGCGGTTCACGCCATTGCTGAAGGCATCGTAATAACGGTAATTACGCACTGGGAAGCCGGCCGCTTCAAAGAGTGCGCGATGGTTTTCCCAGCTTGGGTCACTGATGGCCACCGCGGCGTCAGGGAGCAAGCGCTTGAGGAAGTCTGCGCCGATTTTTAACGCCCCCGTACCGCCCAAGGCCTGAGTGGTGATCACACGGCCTTGTTGAATCAACGCTGAGTCCTGACCAAACAGCATGGCTTGCACGGCTTGGTCATAGGCAGCGATGCCCTCAATAGGCAGATAACCGCGTGGCGCAGAGGCTGCTGTCAATATGGTTTCCGCTTCGGCCACGGCGCGCAGCAGCGGGATACGACCCTCTTCGGTGGTGTATACGCCAACACCCAGATTGACCTTGGTGGCACGTGGGTCGGCGTTGAATGCTTCGTTGAGGCCCAAAATTGGGTCGCGCGGCGCCATTTCGACAGCAGAGAACAGGCTCATGGGATGCGGCAACTCGAGAGGAGGGTGAGAGTCATGCAACGCCCGGCTACGACTGGTGCTAGGGGTTGCGGAAGTCGGCCGGTAGTATACCGGCCCAACACGTGTGCCGCGACAACGTCACACACGCATTTCAGCTGTTATGACGTAGGCTTTGCAGTCAGGTCACGCGCGTTTTATTGAGGTCATTTATGTCCGAGTTTCAATTAGTCACTCGCTTTCAACCCGCGGGCGATCAGCCGGAGGCCATTCGTCTGATGGTCGAAGGCCTAGAAGCAGGCCTGTCACACCAGACTCTGCTTGGGGTGACGGGCTCGGGCAAGACGTTTTCCATCGCCAATGTGATTGCGCAAATCCAACGACCAACGCTGGTGCTAGCGCCTAATAAAACCCTGGCTGCGCAGCTGTATGGCGAGTTTAAAAGCTTCTTCCCGAACAACGCGGTGGAGTACTTCGTTTCCTATTACGACTATTACCAGCCGGAAGCCTATGTGCCGTCGTCAGATACCTTTATCGAGAAGGACGCCTCGATCAACGACCATATCGAGCAGATGCGCTTGTCGGCGACCAAGGCGTTGTTAGAGCGGCCAGATGCGATCATCGTCACCACCGTGTCGTGCATCTACGGCTTGGGCAGCCCCGAGTCGTACTTGAAGATGGTGTTGCACGTCGACCGAGGCGACAAAATGGACCAGCGCGCCTTGCTGCGTCGCCTGGCTGATTTGCAATACACCCGCAATGACATGGATTTTGCCCGCTCGACCTTTCGCGTACGCGGCGATGTAATCGATGTTTTCCCGGCTGAATCCGACCTAGAAGCCATTCGCATTGAGCTGTTTGACGATGAAGTTGAAAGTATTTCGGCTTTTGACCCGTTGACCGGTGAAGTGATTCGCAAACTGCCGCGCTTCACCTTTTACCCCAAAAGCCATTACGTCACCCCGCGCGAGGTGCTGCTGGAGGCGGTGGAGAAGATCAAGGTCGAGTTGGTCGAGCGCCTGGAGTACCTACGCAGCAACAATAAGCTGGTGGAAGCGCAGCGCTTGGAGCAACGCACCCGCTTTGATTTAGAGATGATCATCGAGCTGGGTTATTGCAACGGCATCGAAAACTACTCGCGCTACCTCTCTGGACGTGACTCTGGCCAGCCGCCACCCACCTTGTACGACTACCTGCCGGATCAAGCGCTGCTCATCATCGATGAATCTCACGTGTCGGTGCCGCAGGTCGGTGCGATGTACAAAGGTGACCGCTCACGTAAGGAAACCTTGGTCGAGTATGGTTTCCGCCTGCCTTCGGCACTGGATAACCGGCCGATGAAGTTTGAGGAGTGGGAGGCTGCCAGCCCGCAGACCATTTTCGTCTCCGCCACACCGGGCAACTATGAAGCCGAACATGCTGGGCGGGTGATTGAGCAATTGGTGCGCCCAACCGGGCTGGTCGATCCGCAGATTGAAGTGCGCCCGGCGTTGACTCAGGTTGACGACCTGCTCTCAGAAATCCACAAACGCGTGGCCATCGAAGAGCGTGTGTTGGTCACCACCCTGACCAAGCGCATGGCCGAGGATTTGACCGATTACTTGGCGGATCATGGTGTTCGGGTACGTTACCTGCACTCTGACATCGACACCGTGGAGCGCGTTGAAATCATCCGCGACCTGCGCATCGGTGCATTCGATGTGCTGGTGGGGATCAACCTGCTGCGCGAAGGCTTGGACATGCCGGAAGTGTCGCTGGTGGCGATTCTTGATGCGGATAAGGAAGGCTTTTTGCGTTCTGAGCGCTCGCTGATCCAGACCATCGGTCGCGCCGCGCGTAACCTCAACGGCCGGGCGATTCTGTATGCCGACCGCATGACTGGCTCCATGGAGCGTGCCATTAGCGAAACCGAGCGCCGTCGTAACACGCAGATCGCTTACAACCTAACCCACGGCATCACCCCCAAGGGTGTATTCAAAGACGTCAAAGACATTCTTGAAGGTGCTGTGGTGCCCGGTTCGCGCAGTAAAAAGCGTAAGGGCATGGCCCAGGCGGCAGAAGAAAGCGCGCGTTATGAGAACGAATTGCGCTCACCGAGCGAGATCACCAAGCGCATTCGCCAGCTTGAAGAGAAGATGTACAGCTTGGCGCGTGATCTGGAGTTTGAAGCCGCAGGGCAGTTGCGCGATGAAATCCAAAAGCTGCGTGACCGCTTATTGCAGGTCTAACTACAGGCGAGCTTAGCAACCTTCGCGGCTGCGTAAGGCAGGGCTGGATAGGGCTGCCTGAAACGCCCACTCGCCAGCAGATGGCGCGTGGGCGGCTTAGTGCGCCGCATTGCCCGTAGCGTTCGCAGGCAGTTTTCTAGTCAGCAGCACGGCAATCATACTGACGCCAAGGGCGATGCCGATGCAGTGGAAGGCATCGTTGTAGGCCATGATCGCGGCTTGTTGATGGGTGATTTCGCTGAGTTTGGCTAGAGCCGCTTGCTCATTGCCCAGCTTCTCAGTGAGTAATGCCAAGCGCTCGGCAACTTGCGGGTTACTGGGTACCAGCGACTCGCGCAAATAGTCGAAATACACCTTGGCCCTACTGTCGAGCAGGGTCGCCAGTAGCGCGATGCCGATGGCGCCGCCGAGGTTGCGCAGGATGTTAAATAGGCTGGAGGCTGAGCCAGCATCCTGGGGCATTACATAAGCGGTGGCGATCAGAGAAATCGTCACCATCACCAGCGGCTGGCCAAGGGCGCGAATAATCTGAATATGGTTGAACTGCTCGCCGGCAAAGTCTGGGTTAAGCACCCCGGAGGCAAAGCTGGCCGCACCAAACAGACCGAAGCCCAAAGCGCACAGCCATTTAGGCGATATCTTCTTCATCAGCAAGGGCACAAACGGAATGATGAACAGCTGTGGCACCCCCATCCACATAATCACCTCGCCGATCTGCATGGAGTTGTAACCCTGTATCTGTGCCAGGTACAGCGGCAGTACGTAGATCGAGCCATACAGGCCCATGCCCAGGCCAACACTGGAAATACTCGAAAGGCCAAAGTTACGCTCACGGAGTACGCCGAGATTGATCAGCGGGTTGGGTCGCGATACCTGCAAGATGACAAATAGCACCAAGCTAATCGCCGCGATGCTGCCAAGGCCGCTGATCAAGCTGGACTCTAGCCAATCCTTGCGATGACCCTCTTCAAGAAACACCTGCAGGCAGCCCAAGCCCATGCCAAGGGTGAGAATGCCCGCATAGTCAGTGCTCTTGAGCAGCTCCCATTGCGCGGCTTTTTTCTCCAGACCGTACAGAATCCCAGCGATCATCAGCAGGCCCGGCGGCACGTTGATATAGAAAATGTATTCCCAGCCGAAATTTTCCGTGAGCCAGCCACCCAGAGTTGGGCCGATTGAGGGGGCGAAGGTGGCAGTCAGGGCAAACAGTGCCATGCCCTTGGCGCGATGGTGCTCGGGGAGTTTGATCAAGGTCATGGTGAACGCCAGCGGGATCAGCGCGCCGCCGGTAAAGCCTTGCATGGCGCGGAACACGATCATGCTCTCTAGGCTCCACGCCATCGAACAGAGCAGTGAAGAGGCCAAAAAACCCAGTGACACCCACACCGCCAGGCGCCGTGCTGAAAGCACCTGTACCAACCAAGCGGTGAGCGGGATCATGATGATCTCGGCCACCAAGTAGGACGTGGATATCCACGAGCCTTCCTCCAGTGTGGCTGAGAGTGCGCCTTGGATATCTTTCAGTGAGGAGTTGGTGATCTGGATATCCAGCACCGCCATAAAGGCGCCAAGCATCACGCTCATCACCGCGATCCAATCGCGCCGGCTCGGTTCGCCGATCGGACGAGTCAGTGCATCAGCCGCCATGGCGGGTGTCAGTGTTGATGTCGATCTTGACCTCGACAGACATGCCCGGACGAATCAGGCCCTTAAGCGGGTTATCGGCGGCAAAGGTCAGTTTGACCGGAATGCGCTGCACCACTTTAGTGAAATTGCCGGTGGCGTTGTCCGGCGGCAGCAGGCTGAACTGAGCGCCCGAGGCGGCGAATAGGCTTTCGACCTGCGCCTCGATCGGCGTGTCGGGGAAGCTGTCGAAAATCAGCTCGGCGCTTTGCCCGGGGTGCATGTGGCCGATTTGGGTTTCCTTGAAGTTGGCTTGAACCCAGATGTCCTGATCCGGTACCAGTGACAGCAGGTAGGCACCGGTTTGCACGTACTGGCCATGGCGGGCGGCGCGCTGGCCGACAAAGCCGCTGATGGGCGCGCGGATTTCAGTACGAGCGATATTCAGCTCGGCTTGTGCCAAGTCGGTGCGGGCGCTGCTGATTTGCGCTTCGAGGCGTTTGCTCTCGGCTTGTAGGGTCTGGATCTGCTGGCGCTGCGCTTGCAAATCAGCCTGC is from Pseudomonas sp. TMP9 and encodes:
- a CDS encoding beta (1-6) glucans synthase yields the protein MPATSRFPVAPYLFACLLGLMALFGLWFGIGKPVELADAATPTHKLQCASYTPFDKDQSPFDQPIKLRPERMDADLAILAKRFECLRTYSVTGLEDLPNMARKHGLKLIVGAWVSRNSADTAIEIAGLVKVANAHPDVIQAVIVGNEALLRKEVTPQQLVTLIEQVKAQIKQPVTYADVWEFWLKHPQIAPAVDFITIHLLPYWEDNPAGIETALHEVAEVRRTFGSAYAPKDILIGETGWPSEGRQRETAVPSLVNQAKFIRGFVAMAEQNGWRYNLIEAFDQPWKRASEGAVGGYWGLYDASREDKSILAGPVSNLPHWPAWLALSLGLFATTLLLAGRPRSPRAALLLPLLAALGAACIGLFAELMLVTSRYVGEWLWASSLIALNLLVLAHAALLLSQQRGWRVRPLRWLHTRGALWLGLSGFAGAVMMLALVVDARYRSFPSAALILPAVVYLCRPVGGYRREIALLALLIGAGIALQLYQETLSNLQALGWAMTSALLVAALWRSLRLKPRTA
- a CDS encoding DUF2061 domain-containing protein — encoded protein: MLKTVTFTLMHFCIAFGVTYALTGSIAASGLVAAIEPLCNSVGFYYHEKIWKRIEGRSAPAEVRPTHAWLHHQA
- a CDS encoding amino acid aminotransferase, yielding MSLFSAVEMAPRDPILGLNEAFNADPRATKVNLGVGVYTTEEGRIPLLRAVAEAETILTAASAPRGYLPIEGIAAYDQAVQAMLFGQDSALIQQGRVITTQALGGTGALKIGADFLKRLLPDAAVAISDPSWENHRALFEAAGFPVRNYRYYDAFSNGVNRGGLLEDLKNLPARSIVVLHACCHNPTGVDLTLDDWKAVLEILREREHVPFLDIAYQGFGDGIEEDAEAVRLFAQSDLTFFVSSSFSKSFSLYGERVGALSIVTGSQEEAGRVLSQVKRVIRTNYSNPPTHGASVVATVLNSPELRAMWEVELGEMRERIRGMRMSMVEQLAALGAKRDFSFVAEQRGMFSYSGLTTEQVERLRNEFAIYAVGTGRICVAALNQRNLPAVTQAIAAVL
- the uvrB gene encoding excinuclease ABC subunit UvrB produces the protein MSEFQLVTRFQPAGDQPEAIRLMVEGLEAGLSHQTLLGVTGSGKTFSIANVIAQIQRPTLVLAPNKTLAAQLYGEFKSFFPNNAVEYFVSYYDYYQPEAYVPSSDTFIEKDASINDHIEQMRLSATKALLERPDAIIVTTVSCIYGLGSPESYLKMVLHVDRGDKMDQRALLRRLADLQYTRNDMDFARSTFRVRGDVIDVFPAESDLEAIRIELFDDEVESISAFDPLTGEVIRKLPRFTFYPKSHYVTPREVLLEAVEKIKVELVERLEYLRSNNKLVEAQRLEQRTRFDLEMIIELGYCNGIENYSRYLSGRDSGQPPPTLYDYLPDQALLIIDESHVSVPQVGAMYKGDRSRKETLVEYGFRLPSALDNRPMKFEEWEAASPQTIFVSATPGNYEAEHAGRVIEQLVRPTGLVDPQIEVRPALTQVDDLLSEIHKRVAIEERVLVTTLTKRMAEDLTDYLADHGVRVRYLHSDIDTVERVEIIRDLRIGAFDVLVGINLLREGLDMPEVSLVAILDADKEGFLRSERSLIQTIGRAARNLNGRAILYADRMTGSMERAISETERRRNTQIAYNLTHGITPKGVFKDVKDILEGAVVPGSRSKKRKGMAQAAEESARYENELRSPSEITKRIRQLEEKMYSLARDLEFEAAGQLRDEIQKLRDRLLQV
- a CDS encoding MDR family MFS transporter; the protein is MMSVMLGAFMAVLDIQITNSSLKDIQGALSATLEEGSWISTSYLVAEIIMIPLTAWLVQVLSARRLAVWVSLGFLASSLLCSMAWSLESMIVFRAMQGFTGGALIPLAFTMTLIKLPEHHRAKGMALFALTATFAPSIGPTLGGWLTENFGWEYIFYINVPPGLLMIAGILYGLEKKAAQWELLKSTDYAGILTLGMGLGCLQVFLEEGHRKDWLESSLISGLGSIAAISLVLFVILQVSRPNPLINLGVLRERNFGLSSISSVGLGMGLYGSIYVLPLYLAQIQGYNSMQIGEVIMWMGVPQLFIIPFVPLLMKKISPKWLCALGFGLFGAASFASGVLNPDFAGEQFNHIQIIRALGQPLVMVTISLIATAYVMPQDAGSASSLFNILRNLGGAIGIALLATLLDSRAKVYFDYLRESLVPSNPQVAERLALLTEKLGNEQAALAKLSEITHQQAAIMAYNDAFHCIGIALGVSMIAVLLTRKLPANATGNAAH
- a CDS encoding HlyD family secretion protein, with the protein product MPAQLKHRLFIFLTILGLIGAALFSHWLLIGRHFESTDNAYVQGEITRVSSQLGARIDKVLVQDNQYVEQGELLLLLESTDFELAKQRAQATLATREAELSQARSTLSQQDSLIAASRADVSASEAILDRTKIDLSRAQTLRKPGFISEERVTTLAADSRIARSQVSKAQADLQAQRQQIQTLQAESKRLEAQISSARTDLAQAELNIARTEIRAPISGFVGQRAARHGQYVQTGAYLLSLVPDQDIWVQANFKETQIGHMHPGQSAELIFDSFPDTPIEAQVESLFAASGAQFSLLPPDNATGNFTKVVQRIPVKLTFAADNPLKGLIRPGMSVEVKIDINTDTRHGG